A genomic segment from Pseudomonadota bacterium encodes:
- a CDS encoding efflux RND transporter permease subunit, whose amino-acid sequence MRFLVKFFLEQKVLISLLFLFLMVIGGVALLELPVERYPNVNMGKVMITTFLPGASPQDVEALVTRALEDALDDLEEVEFIKSTSYRGRSSMIVKFIDDTDYDNLYKELRLRVLGALPDLPAGIEPPEFQEVDVSYWLPVVSVNLVGERDNHALSLMAEEMKLFLKKIAGVENVELTGELVREFHLLIDPVRLEKLGLTFEDVARALQAANLSLPAGDYENRDGEFVVVVDELFRGPEDAAEIILRRDGDGSFVTLAEVLSQARFAYRDPLYLSSVNGRPSVGLKVVKNDRGNALKIVAEVEKVVARFAERLEKEGVEVVLTHDQRIHLDDSINTLGLNLVCGILLVTLVVWLFMGWRNALLTTVGIPFSFLCTMIVMYVTGNSLNKITIFAFVLVSGIIVDDAIVVLENIYRRLQEGEHLRLAALNGTVEVAWPVIAATATTVAAFLPMLIMKGSTGEFFAFIPKTVSFALGASLFECLVILPSHFVDWPGAAGLEQADGGTAVREPRMMVWLKRFNVWVLSWMLRFRFLTLAGIGVLFAGAMLILYLSMSGIVPLIKVKFFPDDYTLYYVEFLGPQAATLEQTNQRLMEGSRLILSGGPGQAASVMAQAGFYINEDYQPVWGNNVGHLAVTLPARAEQDFPGNPGNDPMLFLEHVRQLVAPLAGLGWQLRVRPEKEGPPAGKDVNVRVIGTDEKAVQALAARLDDFLRRDPRLQPALTDFSSNQGEPSRIYRLKVDQKKAAEYDLSRAQVAALAGAVLDGRYVGKFRAWDEDLDLKLKIDPDEFEKPGDALRLPFLATDGGGLRLGDLVTVSFTLEPGYLNRYNSSREITLTANLDSRSRLSLPSVVQIVKQYYHRIAADYPGAEVDFAGEFESTRRSYTSLAYAFIIAVLAIYMILALQFQSYLQPLIILSAVVFALIGVVFGKFLTQGLFTVNSFIAVVGVTGVVVNDSLVLIDFINRAYQRSGDRRAAIAEGIRLRLRPILLTTLTTTLGLLPMAIGFPSYSLVWGSMASTFVTGLCTATFLTIFIVPLEWDLLMALQDRRRGRKLSAPGGSFPQI is encoded by the coding sequence ATGCGTTTTTTGGTAAAATTTTTCCTTGAACAGAAGGTTCTGATCAGTCTGCTGTTTCTTTTTCTGATGGTGATCGGCGGTGTAGCCTTGCTCGAGTTGCCGGTGGAGCGTTATCCCAATGTCAACATGGGCAAGGTGATGATCACCACCTTTTTGCCCGGAGCTTCGCCCCAGGATGTCGAAGCCCTGGTGACCCGGGCGCTGGAGGACGCCCTGGACGATCTCGAAGAGGTTGAATTTATTAAGTCGACCTCCTATCGTGGGCGTTCCAGCATGATTGTCAAATTTATCGATGATACGGATTATGACAATCTTTATAAAGAATTGAGGCTGCGGGTGCTCGGCGCGCTGCCGGATTTGCCCGCCGGAATCGAGCCGCCGGAGTTTCAGGAGGTTGATGTCAGTTACTGGCTGCCGGTGGTGAGCGTGAACCTGGTCGGAGAACGCGACAACCACGCCCTGAGCCTGATGGCCGAGGAAATGAAGCTCTTTCTCAAAAAAATCGCCGGGGTCGAAAATGTCGAACTTACCGGCGAACTTGTGCGGGAATTTCATCTTCTGATCGATCCGGTGCGGCTCGAGAAGCTGGGACTGACTTTCGAGGATGTCGCTCGAGCCCTGCAGGCCGCCAATTTATCCCTTCCGGCCGGTGATTACGAGAATCGTGACGGCGAATTTGTCGTGGTCGTCGACGAGCTTTTCCGTGGTCCCGAAGACGCCGCGGAAATTATCCTGCGACGGGACGGTGACGGTTCCTTTGTGACCTTGGCCGAGGTGCTCAGCCAGGCCCGGTTCGCCTATCGGGATCCCCTTTATCTTTCCTCGGTGAATGGGCGTCCCAGTGTCGGTCTGAAGGTCGTCAAGAACGATCGCGGCAATGCTCTGAAAATCGTCGCCGAGGTGGAAAAGGTGGTGGCTCGTTTTGCCGAGCGTCTGGAAAAGGAGGGGGTCGAAGTGGTTCTGACCCATGATCAGCGGATCCATCTGGATGACTCGATTAACACCCTGGGTCTGAATCTGGTCTGTGGCATTCTTCTGGTTACCTTGGTGGTCTGGCTCTTTATGGGCTGGCGCAATGCCCTTTTGACCACGGTCGGGATTCCCTTTTCTTTTCTCTGCACCATGATCGTCATGTACGTTACAGGCAACTCACTCAATAAAATCACCATCTTCGCCTTTGTCCTGGTCAGCGGCATCATCGTTGATGATGCTATTGTCGTGCTGGAGAATATTTACCGGCGGCTGCAGGAGGGGGAACATCTGCGCCTGGCGGCGCTCAATGGGACCGTAGAAGTCGCCTGGCCGGTAATCGCGGCCACGGCGACGACGGTGGCCGCCTTTTTGCCGATGCTGATCATGAAGGGTTCGACCGGCGAATTTTTTGCCTTCATTCCTAAGACAGTAAGCTTTGCGCTGGGGGCGTCGCTGTTTGAATGCCTGGTGATTTTGCCGAGCCATTTTGTCGATTGGCCGGGGGCCGCCGGGCTGGAGCAGGCCGACGGTGGAACGGCAGTGCGTGAACCCCGGATGATGGTCTGGCTCAAACGTTTCAATGTTTGGGTTTTGTCCTGGATGCTGCGTTTTCGTTTTCTCACCCTGGCCGGAATCGGGGTTTTATTCGCGGGCGCCATGCTGATTCTTTATCTTTCCATGAGCGGAATCGTGCCCTTGATCAAAGTTAAATTTTTCCCGGACGACTACACCCTGTACTATGTCGAGTTTCTGGGGCCGCAGGCCGCCACTCTGGAGCAGACCAACCAACGCCTGATGGAAGGGAGTCGTCTGATTCTGAGCGGCGGTCCGGGTCAGGCTGCCTCGGTGATGGCGCAGGCCGGATTTTACATCAATGAGGATTATCAGCCGGTCTGGGGGAATAATGTTGGTCATCTGGCGGTTACTCTACCGGCCCGGGCGGAGCAGGATTTCCCTGGTAATCCCGGTAATGATCCCATGCTGTTTCTCGAACATGTGCGCCAGCTGGTCGCCCCTCTGGCCGGTCTCGGGTGGCAGTTGCGGGTCAGACCGGAAAAAGAAGGTCCTCCGGCGGGCAAGGATGTTAATGTCCGGGTGATCGGAACCGACGAAAAGGCGGTGCAGGCACTGGCTGCCAGGCTCGATGATTTTTTGCGGCGAGACCCGCGACTGCAGCCGGCCTTGACGGATTTTTCCAGTAATCAGGGGGAACCGAGCCGGATTTATCGACTCAAGGTTGATCAGAAGAAGGCGGCCGAGTACGATTTGAGCCGAGCCCAGGTGGCGGCCCTGGCGGGGGCGGTCCTGGATGGCCGTTATGTGGGCAAGTTTCGCGCCTGGGATGAAGACCTTGATCTCAAACTGAAAATCGATCCCGACGAGTTCGAAAAGCCGGGCGACGCCCTGCGGCTACCTTTTTTGGCGACGGACGGCGGCGGTCTGCGCCTGGGAGACCTGGTGACGGTCTCGTTCACGCTGGAACCGGGTTATCTCAATCGTTACAACTCCAGTCGGGAAATAACCCTGACCGCCAACCTCGATAGCCGCAGCCGCCTGTCGCTGCCGAGCGTGGTTCAGATCGTGAAACAATATTATCACCGAATCGCGGCAGACTACCCTGGGGCGGAGGTTGATTTCGCCGGAGAATTTGAAAGCACCAGACGTTCCTATACCTCCTTGGCTTACGCCTTTATCATCGCGGTGCTGGCCATCTACATGATTCTGGCCTTGCAGTTTCAGTCCTATCTGCAGCCTTTGATCATTCTTTCGGCGGTGGTTTTTGCCCTGATTGGGGTGGTGTTCGGCAAATTTCTGACCCAGGGGCTCTTTACCGTTAACAGCTTTATTGCCGTGGTCGGGGTTACCGGGGTGGTGGTCAACGATTCCCTGGTCCTGATCGATTTCATCAATCGCGCCTATCAACGCAGCGGCGACCGCCGCGCCGCGATCGCCGAAGGGATTCGGCTGCGTTTGCGCCCGATTCTCCTGACGACTCTGACCACGACCCTGGGCCTGCTACCGATGGCCATCGGTTTTCCTTCTTATTCGCTGGTCTGGGGCAGCATGGCCTCGACCTTTGTCACCGGTCTGTGCACGGCAACCTTTCTGACGATTTTCATCGTGCCGCTGGAGTGGGATCTTCTGATGGCCTTGCAGGATCGTCGGCGCGGGCGCAAGCTGTCGGCGCCGGGGGGATCGTTTCCGCAAATTTAA
- a CDS encoding efflux transporter periplasmic adaptor subunit gives MRKLFLMLSLSCFFQLTFTGGSAPAEEFSLVRARPALQTTVLRGYTRARRQQHLVAEESGRCLEVNADVGDLIPAAGSYATLDTTFLDLELQANQAACERLANQMAYWQRELQRFRSLSGGQAVAEARVQEYEQQFDQARLGLAELKVKAEILQERRRRCRIMAPPGWRLIERRLEPGEWLVPGQIVGLAGDYRGLVVPFSLTMEQFRRLEQELAAGTLSLSTGGDNPVAIPARLFRVSPAFSASTRKIEIELEVSEGLEDRRGGIVLELLLTLPEAGGVVEVPAGALFERYGATWLVRDDGVEVRVIKVGVGLDGYVQIVGERLKAGELFRYIAPSLSSSVKE, from the coding sequence ATGCGTAAATTATTCTTGATGTTGTCTTTATCATGTTTTTTTCAGCTGACGTTCACTGGCGGGTCGGCGCCGGCCGAGGAATTTTCTCTGGTTCGAGCGCGCCCGGCTTTACAAACCACGGTTCTGCGCGGTTATACCAGAGCCCGGCGGCAGCAGCACTTGGTTGCCGAAGAAAGCGGTCGCTGCCTGGAGGTCAACGCGGATGTCGGTGACCTGATTCCGGCTGCGGGCAGCTACGCGACCCTGGACACGACCTTTCTTGATCTGGAACTGCAAGCCAATCAGGCCGCCTGTGAGCGGCTGGCCAATCAAATGGCCTACTGGCAGCGGGAGTTGCAGCGTTTTCGCAGTTTGAGCGGCGGGCAGGCGGTGGCCGAGGCCCGGGTGCAGGAGTATGAACAGCAGTTTGATCAGGCCCGTCTGGGCCTGGCCGAGCTTAAGGTCAAGGCCGAGATCTTACAGGAACGGCGGCGGCGTTGCCGCATAATGGCCCCGCCCGGCTGGCGTCTGATTGAACGTCGGCTGGAGCCGGGAGAATGGCTGGTGCCCGGTCAAATCGTTGGGCTGGCCGGAGATTATCGTGGTCTGGTGGTGCCTTTTTCCCTGACCATGGAACAGTTTCGTCGGCTGGAACAGGAACTGGCCGCCGGCACCTTGTCTTTGTCGACGGGGGGTGATAACCCGGTTGCAATTCCGGCGCGGCTCTTTCGGGTCTCGCCGGCCTTTTCCGCCTCCACCCGTAAAATCGAGATTGAACTTGAAGTCAGTGAAGGTCTGGAAGATCGGCGCGGCGGCATTGTTCTCGAATTGCTTTTGACCCTGCCGGAAGCCGGAGGCGTGGTCGAGGTTCCGGCCGGGGCCCTGTTTGAACGGTATGGGGCGACCTGGTTGGTTCGCGACGATGGCGTCGAGGTTCGGGTAATCAAGGTGGGGGTGGGCCTGGATGGTTATGTTCAGATTGTCGGAGAGCGGCTTAAGGCCGGCGAGCTTTTTCGTTATATTGCTCCGTCGCTTTCGTCATCGGTTAAAGAGTGA